The genomic window TTCTTGCAGCTCGCGGTTGTTCAGATCCATCCAGGCCTCGACATCTTGTATCGTTTCTAGCGAGATCCATGGGTGTTCAGGCGTTGTGTAGTCTTGGCCTGCTGAGTCAGATTGCATGTACTTCCTTAACGATTTGTCTTTTGTCGCTGACGACTATTGATGAATTTGTTTGACCTGCAAACCTTGTTTTTGCAAAATATCGGTAACGCTATTGAGTCCTGCAAGATGGCCGGCGCCGACCACAACGAACAGCTTATCCCCGCGCGCCAGCATGCTGCTGATTTTTTGCGCCATGCCGATATTTCTGTCGTCTAACAATAGCTTCATGATTTTTTTTGAACCCGCATCTTTACTGGCGGCATCACGCATGAGCTTGGCCAAGGCCTCGGCATCGCCCGACTTCCAGGTTTCTATCATGGCATCGGTCTCGCGTTGCATCTCGCCACTCAGAAAACCATCCAGAGTTTGCTTGAGCAAGGCATCGCCATCTTTATCACTCAAACCACCCAAGACACGCGCCTGGAATTCTATGCTCTCTAGCTCGACCACCCGTTTTTTATCGGACTTGGCGCGCTTCAAAAAGTGCAGATCTATCCCATAGCCGGGATCATAGCCCTGCTTTTCAAACGCAGCAATCGCCAAACCAGTTGCCACCATCGCGGGTTTATACACGAGAAATTGGTCGGCCGCATCGCCAACTACATTTTGCAGTGCCTTCCAGGTGCTCTTGCTCAGATGTTTTTTTAGATTATCTGGCGCACGATAACTCAGCATAGGCATGGCTTTGGCGCTGGCGGCAGTATCGCTCGCATCGATTTCTAGCGCCAGAGTATCGGCCTGCAGATAAGCCGCTTGCACGCTGGCAGGCAAAGGATAAAAATCGGCTTTGGCGAGATGAATAGCACCAAACAAATAGGCCGTGTTGTTGGCCGATTTAATTTCCCATAGCAAGCCCTTGACCACACTAGTCTGCTGCGCCTGACTAGGCAATGTCGCCAGCAACAGGCAACTAAGCAATAGCGGTTTTAGAAGTTTCAGCAACTGATTTAATCCTGATCGCATCATGATGTGTAGCAAAGGCCTTTTTTAATGATTCACCATTCGAATACTGCTCGTCACGTTTTGTGGCAAGTCTGAGAGTATGCCAGCAAAGCGACAGCCAGCACTACGCTAAGGCAATTTGCTGGAATATTTGTAACTTAATTGCCGGGTCTTGGCTTATCTGGCAAATACCTTGCTACTATCGCGCTTCCGATTGATCTATCCGGCGCGATGCGCTTTTAAGTTAGCCATGTTTTCGTACTCCATTGCCCGCCAGAAGCTCAGGCATACTGTGATTTTTGGCATAGTGATGCTAACTGCCTCGCTTGCCAGCATCAGCCACGCTGCGCCCGTGATCCCGAGATTGCCACTAATGTATCTGGAAGCGCGCGATCAACACGATCAATTGCGTCCTATCTCACCGCTTTATCAAGCCATGTTTGACTATTTTGAACAAGACATGGGCGTGAAATTTGAGATACGGCGTTATCCCTGGACGCGCTTATTACAGCATGCGGAAAATGGCGAAGGTTTGGTCTGGGCCATGACCAAGAATCAGGAAAGATTGCGCATCTTTCATTACTCACAGCCGATTTTTCGACGTTATGTCTGGATAGCTACCCGTAGCGACGCCAGTTTCAAGTTTTCTAGTCTGGCCGACCTGAAAGGAAAAACCCTAGGTTTAGTCAGAGGCGCCAGTTACGGCGATGATTTTGATCAGCAAAAGGGTAAATTATTTCAGGTAGAAGAAGACGTGGCGGCACCTGTCGCACGCATGAAAAAACTGATCAACAAACGCATGGATGTGATGCTATTTAGCCATCGCTATGCCACCGCCACTGCGGTACAGGCGTATTTAAACGCCGAGGCAAAAAAATTAGGCCTAGACATGCCACCAGGTCTTAGCTTTAGCATACTCAACAAACCCTTGCTGGTCGACGACATGTATTTCGCGATACGTGCCGACCAGGACGATGGCATCATCAACACCATCAATGCGTCTATCGCGCGCGGCAAGCGTTCTGGAGCAATTGCGCGTCTGGTCAAATAGCAACATTGATCTGATCAGAAGCAGCTAAAACGCACGCAATGTCTATGCGCGTTTGCCTCGAAAAGATGAACTGGCGCATAATCAACTCTGTATCGCCAGACAGGACAGAAGGTACAAAGCCAGTATGCCCGACAGCGCTGCTAAACTGTATAAATAGGACTAGGACTATGCCAAAACCAAGTAGTCAATTTTGCATGCGCCTAGGCCTGCTAGGCGTGCTGCTAGGCGCGCTTGTTCTGCCCCTGACTACACTGGCGCTGGGGTCTAGCGTCCCGCTCTATGTCAGCGAAGAGCTCGATGACAAATCAGCCCTTGTACCGCTTTCTCCGCAAACCAAAGCGCTTTTCGACTACCTTGAAGGCGCCTTACAATTCCAATTTGAAATACGTAGAGTGCCATGGAAGCGCGCTGTGGAAAGTGCGCAAAACGGCGAGGGACTGATTTTTGGCATCTCTAAAACTCCGGAACGTTTACGCCAGTTGGCCTTCTCCGTGCCTATCTATTCTGAGCAAACCCTGCTCATTACACGCTGTGAGAGCCATTTTCGCTTTAACGCCCTATCCGATCTCAAGGGAAAAACTCTAGGCATAGTGCGTGGCACCAGCTACGGTGAAGAGTTTGATAAACAGAAAAATATTTTGTTCATGGTAGAAGACGATACCGGTAACACGCCGGCACGTTTTAATAAACTCCGACTTGGGCGTATGGATGGCCTGTTGTGGTATAGCCAGACGCGTGACTTAGGCAAGTTGGAACTATCTCTCAATGAGCTGTATTCAGGCTCACAGGACCAGCGCTCAGGCAAAGCCCCTCGCCAATTTTGCGTGCAGGCAAAACCGATATCGTCGGGAGAGATACATTTTGCGATACGTCCGGATCGTGATCAAGGCTTGCTAAGCCAAATCAATAAGGTGCTGGAACGCGCCAGAACCAAGGGCGATCTGGCACGCATCTTTAGCCCCGATAGCAAGCCGGGAAAATAAAAAGCCAGACGCGCAACTCAGGCACTAATACAAACTAGCCTGTTGTCTGGCGCGCAGACCCTGGTCGTAAACTTCGGCCAGAATCTGCGCCTCACTCAGGGCTTCCAGTATCGTACCCGGGCTGGGTAAGGAAGCCGGTGGCGCCGTGTTTTGCCATAAACCCGAACGGTAAATCGCTCTGGCGCACTGAAAATACACAGTCTCTACGCTGATCACCAGTACGCATTTGGGTGCCTTGCCGTCAACCGCACAACGCGCCAGCAAAGCCGGGTCTAGCGAAATTGCGGCACGTCCATTGACACGCAAAGTCTCACCCACACCAGGGATCAGAAACAGCAGCGCCATACGCGGATCGGCCAGCAGATTGCGCAGGCTATCGACGCGGTTATTTCCCTTGCGCTCGGGCAGCAGCAAAGTATGTTGATCCTGCACCAGCACAAAGCCAGCGGCATCACCGCGCGGCGAGGCATCCAGACCATCCGGCCCGGACGTCGCCAGCACCGCAAACGGCGAGGCGGCGATCATGGCCTGATAATGCAGATGCAGATAAGCCACCTCTTTACGGAGAGAAGGCGCGGCAATTTCGCCAAACACGCTGGCAAGTTGCGCGGCTGTTGTGATTAGATGCTGGTTGGAGTTCGGCATTTAATTTTCTCATTCAAATCAACAAAATTTGCTAAGCACGGACACCAGCTATTCCTTAGGCCGACTCAGCAAAGCCTTCAGATTGGCTAGCCTATTTTGCGGCGTGATAGTCTCCGCTTCAGTCGGTATCGCGATGCCTTCATCGAGCTTCATCTCTTTGATGAAACGCGAGACATCGCAATGCACCGGTGCGCCGGCGCGTTTGCGCTTTTTGCACCAGGTGATGTGCAGGCTGCGCTGAGCCCGTGTGATGCCTACGTACATCAGACGCCGCTCTTCTTCTATGCGGGCAGCGATGGTTTCTACCGGCGCATCCGGATCGCCTTTATGCGGCAAGATACCTTCTTCTACGCCGACCAGAAACACATGCGGAAACTCTAGCCCTTTGGAGGCATGCAGGGTCGACATGCGAACCGCATCGGGCTCTTCGTCCTTGCCTTCCATCATCGTCATCAAGGCCACCATCTGGGTCAGATCGAGCAGGCTGCGATGCTCATCGGTGCCCTCTTTGCCGCCGCTGCCCTTGGTTTTCAGCCATTGGGTAAAGTCGAGTACGTTTTGCCACTTGCCTTGCGCCGCTTTATCGTCAAAGCTGTCGTACAGATAGCCTTCGTAATTGATTTCTTTCATCAAGTCATCGAGTAATTCAGAGGCATGGCCTTCACGATGGGCATGCGCCTCGACCTGATTGATGAAGGTGCAAAATTCACGCAGCGGGCGCAATTGGCGCTCGGTCAGTTTGGCTTCTATACCGCCTTTAAACACGGCGGCAAACAGTGAGCACTGCCATTGCCCGGAAAACGCGCCCAGCACCTCTAGTGTGGCCTGACCGACCCCGCGCTTGGGCGTGGTAATGGCGCGGATGAAAGCCGGATCATCGTCTTCATTGGCGATCAGGCGCAGATAAGAAATGATGTCCTTGATCTCGGCTTTATCAAAAAAACTCTGGCCGCCCGAGATGGTGTAAGAGATGCGCTCTTTGCGTAGCGCCTTCTCGATCACGCGCGCCTGATGATTGCCGCGATACAAAATCGCATAGTCCGACCACTTAGCCTGGCGCTCGAATCTGTGTGCAGAAATCATGATGGCGATCTGATCGGCTTCCTGCTCATCGTCTTGCATGCCCAGCACCTTGACCGGGTCGCCCAGGCCATGCTCGGACCAGAGTTTTTTATCGAATAACTTGGGGTTGTTGCCTATCACTGAATTGGCGGCTTGCAGGATGCGGGTACTAGACCTGTAATTTTGCTCCAGCTTAATCAGCTTCAGATCCGGGAAATCCACTCCCAGAGTTTTCAGATTCTCGATAGTCGCGCCACGCCAGGCATAGATCGCCTGATCATCGTCACCCACCGCGGTAAACATAGGCTTCTTGCCGATGCCGGTGACCAGCAGTTTGACCAGCTCGTACTGGCAGGTATTGGTATCCTGGTATTCATCCACCAGCAGATAGCGCAGGCGGCGCTGCCACTTATCGCGCACTTGCTCGTTGATGCGAAACAGCTCTACCGGCAAGCGTATCAGATCATCGAAATCGACCGCCTGATAGGCCGAAAGCGTTGCCACATAGCTGCGGTAAATGCGCGCTGCGATGGCCTCGTCTTCATCCTTGGCTTGCGCCAGTGCCACATCGGGTTCGACCAGACCATTCTTCCAGAGCGACATCGCGCCCTGAATGCGGCGTATCAATTGTTTGTCGGTGGTGATGGCCAGATCCTGCACCAGCGAAAAACAATCGTCGCTATCCATGATAGAGAAGCGGTCCTTCAAGCCCAGCGCACGCGCCTCTTGCCGCAAAATTTTCACGCCCAGCGAATGGAAGGTAGAGACCGTCAGTTGCTTGGCCTGACGCGGCTCTTTGAGCAATTTGGCAATCCGCTCCTGCATCTCTAGCGCAGCCTTATTGGTAAAGGTCAGCGCCGCGATGTGCTTGGGCTCGTAACCATGGATTTCGATCAGATTAGCGATCTTTTGCGTGATCACGCGCGTCTTGCCCGAGCCAGCACCGGCCAGCACCAGACAAGGGCCGTCCATATAATTGACTGCATCGCGTTGCGGCTGATTGAGACCGTGGGACATGAAGAGAGCGGAGTAAATCCGGAAAAAAGGCAGGACGTATTGTAACGTGCGCAGCCAGCCCAGGTCTGGCTAATCCAGATCAGATATGAAATTGACCACCCGCCAGCGCGCATATCCCATGCGGCCTGTAGGCCAGACCGGCTGGAAACCCGCATGGGCTATGCGCGCTGGCAGGGGCTGCTTTTAATTTCTGCGCTAATTTCTGCGCTAAGTGGCGGCGCGATGCCAGAGACTTAGCGCCAGCCGCGCTTAGCCTACAAAAAAACGTGGCCTGTGGTCGCCCATCAGAGCGCGCAGATCCTTGATGCTAATCTCGCTCACTTCGTGCATGCGTATCAAAAGCGTAGAACCGACCGGCAACAGCCGATTGCGGATCTTGCTGATCACCGGCGGTGCGATATCGAGTCGTTTAGACAGCGCCGCATCGTTTTTTAAATTTAACAGTTTAAGTAAAGCATCGAGCAACTGCTCTGGTTGATAGTTGATGTCTGCGGATGTGATTTGTAATAGATTTGCCATGCTAGTTTCGTGTAGTGATTAAATTTTGTTGCTTGTTGCTTGTTGCTTGTTGCTTGTTGCTGTTGCTTCTCTCATGCTTACTTAACGCTGATTCACAGGCGGCCTTCGTTTATCGGAAAGAGGTGGTAGTGCGCGCTATTGAGCTCTTTAATTTGTTGGACAATGCGGGAAAACATGACGATGTCATCACTGTCTTTAACACTCTTTTCTTACAAACGGAGCAATTGCTTAACACAGCTAGAAGGTTTTGAAGAATAGCGATGCCCATCTAAAATCGAGTAGCGGAGCTAGCCTCGCGCCAGCAAGGGCCATTGAATAAGTTTCATAACAATAAACATAGGACTTATGCAAAACCGCCCCAGCATCGTTGTATCCGCCTTGCCGTACTGATTACTGTCTTCGGCGGCAAGCCTAACTGGGACAATTTTGCCTAAGTCCTAAAACACCGATAAAAGTTATTTATTTAATCATTTAGCCATGGCAAATGCAAGCTTTGATACATCTGCTTACACCGCTACTAATAGATGGGGCATTTGTTGGCGCTGTTTCTCTTTGCGGCTCGCGGTGTTTTTTCGGCGAACACCGGTTCACGCATATCCCATGTGGATCCGCAGCTTAGACAGGCTGAGCCAGCCGCATGCAGGTACAATAGTGATCTGCGGCAAATGCCGCTATCCCGAATTTCTTACCGCTTATTGCTCGATTGTGTCTGTCCTACTACCCTCATTTCGTTTTACCTTGCTGCGCCAACTCTGCTTGTTGTGTGGCCTGGTGCTTGCGCTGAACGTTCAGGCTGAAGATCTGGCAGCTGCCACGCCAACTGTCGCCTCAACTGCAACGCACAATGCAGCATCAACAGCAGCACCAATACGGTTTTTACTCACTTTTGATGATGGCCCTAGCGGTTCTGATTTCGCCAATCCTAGCGCGCGGGTGCTCGATGTTTTGGCCCGCAACAGTGTGCAAAGCGGTATCAAGGCGATTTTTTTTGTGCAGACCCGCGCCTATCGCAGTGGCGCCACCGAGATCGGCAAAGCATTGCTGCAACGCGAACACGATGAGGGGCATATTTTAGCTTTTCATACAGCCACCACTAGTCACGCAAATCATCGTTTTCTGGAGCCTGCCGAACTTGAGCTGGCACTCAGTGAAGGTTGTGCCGATTTGCAGGGCTATACCGGGTCAGCACCAAAATTGGTAAGGCCGCCATTTTGGAGCTACGATGCCCGCACGTTCGCCGCCTATCAGGCGCATGGCCTGTCTTTATTGTTGACCGATCTAAGCGCCAACGATGGCAAAATCTGGGGCGTCAATTTTAGTCTGAGCAAGCGCCGCAACATGTTGAAACAGCTTAGCGTGGTGCGCGAACTTTGGCGCAAGGATGAGATGCCGGTGGTCGATGGCAGCACTCCTGTGGTGGTCGCCTTCCATGACCTGAATCGCTACACGGCGAGCGTCTTGGATGATTATTTACAAATCTTGCTTGAGGTCGCCAAAGAGCTGGAAATGCCCACGGCGAGTAAGGCGTTTTACCACGAGACCGATGCGCTGGAGCGCGCCGCCTTGGCGCGCAGCGTACGCGATGCAAGCATTAAGCCACGATTACCGGGATTGTGGAATTGGCTGTGGCAGTCCGACAATTAAGCCGTACACTGCGGCACGGCGATCTGAGGCGCGGCCGCTAAGGGCAAGGCAGTGCACAAGACGATAGACAAGCTAGTATGGTTTAACTGAAATTGCTGCGCTGCTGGTGCTGCCGCGTTACAGCGCAGCTTGTAGTGCGCCTCTTTACTACTCCATGCCTGATAAAAATTGAGGCGTTTTTCAGCTTCTGGTAAGGCCTTAAAAGAGGCTAATTCTCATTGCCTGATATTGAGAGGATGTAATAAGTACACTGGCTCTTAATTTTTAGAAAACACAAGTTCCAATGGAAGTCTCGCGCATTGTTAGCACAGGCCGGCAAGCGTAGGCGCACTAAATGTAAGTCAAATGTTACAGTTGCAACTGTCTGCGTGTTCCCTAGCATTCGAAGATATTTTCCCCAATATTTCCTGATAGAATGCGAAACTAGTGTCAAACCCTTGGAGATAGCCATGAGCCAGCAACGTTTCAACTTAAATCAAATCAGTGTGGCGATCTGCCTCGCTTTTCCTGCGTTAACGTTGTCGGCTTTTGCCGCTGATTATTATCCTGCCTTGCCGCCTACGCTGTCGACTTCGGTTACACCGAACGTAATGTTGCACATTGACAACTCTGGTAGTATGCGGAATAACGGCGCAGATGGGCTGGAAAAAATGGCTTCCGCTCGGGGGGCTGCTAGGGATTTAATCGACAGAAATCCCACCCTTCGTTGGGGTCTTTTTTCATTCGACAAAAATGCAACTCAAGCAGGCGGGCGACTCGTGGCACCAGTTGGTTCTACGGTAGCGGATCTTAAGAGTGCAATTGATACACTAAATCCTGATACATGGACTCCATTGGGGGAGGCATTGTATGAAATTACTCGCTATTTTGGTGGGCAAACCTCATATTTTTCGAAAATAGCTGGAAATTATACAAGCCCAATTCAATATCGCTGTCAGAAGAATTTTGTGATTGTGGTTACTGATGGTGTCGCAACTTATGATGATACTCTTCCTGGGATAAATAATAAACCTGCTGAAACTTACACGTCTTACAATGCGTCAAATGTTGCGGAGAGCAGGACATTTAAAATTTGCAAAGACACGTCAAATGTTTCCTCGTATTTGACATGTCCGGCAAAAGTGGAAGGATCAACGGTTAATAATCCCTTCACCGGTACCGCCGATGATGCATCTAGCACCAATTACGGTCGCAGTATTAGGGATGTGGCAATGTATGCCTATGATGCGGATTTTCGGGTTGGTGGCAATGATAAAGATGGTAAGTCTTTTGATGATCCGAAATTTAGAAAACAAAATATCTCTACTTATACCGTCGGTTTTAATAACAATGATCCAATTTTGGTGGCCACCGCTACTGTTGGGCACGGAAGTTATTCTATGGCGAGCACAAAAGATGCGTTGGTCGCCTCCCTGCAAAATGCGATTGATAGTATCGTTGCGTCCACCTCGAACGCCGGTGGTGTGGCGACCCAAAGCGAAACCACGGCTGCCGGCAACCGGGTGTTCCAACCTGTGTTTAACCCCAATGGTTGGTATGGGGAATTACGTTGTTTCCTATTGAATGCTGATGGTACAGTCGGGGCAGGATGTACTCCTAATCCTAAGGCGGTTATCCCCGCAGCGGCTAGTCGTAAAGTATATTCTTCTAAAGTGGCGGGAACCACGCCCACTACGACTGCGTTTGATTTTGTCATCAATAGTTCGTTTATGACACCAGCCCAAAAATTATTGTTGGGTGCAGATGCAACAGCGCAGAATAATACGATAAATTTTGTCCGTGGTGACGAGACCAACACAAGCTTTCGTTCACGCGCAGGCATATTCTTGGGCGATATCGTTGACGGACAGCCTGTGGTGGTGACAAAACCCAGCGGCTCGACAAACGACGGCGCTTACAGCAGTTTTATCTCCAGTAATGCCGCGCGTAATATGGTCTTGGTGGGCGCTAACGACGGCATGATGCATGCATTTGACATCGACAAAATGACAGAGTTGATGGGCTATATCCCTTCAACGGTATACCCAAATTTGAAAGCATTGACGGCGAAAGATTATGGAGTCAGCGCGGGCACGCCACACGCTTACCACGTGAACGGCAGTATGCGTCAGCAAGATATTAAAGCAGGTGGCGCCTGGAAGACCATCGTTGCCGGTGGTCTAGGTCAGGGCGGACGCGGATATTATGCAGTCGATGCCACTAGTGCAACACAAATAACTGGCCTCCCGTCTTCAGTTGTGAAATGGGAATGGAATAACGTCAATGACACCGGCATGGGCTATGCATTCGGAGTTCCGGTGATCTACAACGTCAGAAATGGTGACAAAGCAGTAGTGCCTGCCGTGA from Undibacterium parvum includes these protein-coding regions:
- a CDS encoding TraB/GumN family protein, giving the protein MLKLLKPLLLSCLLLATLPSQAQQTSVVKGLLWEIKSANNTAYLFGAIHLAKADFYPLPASVQAAYLQADTLALEIDASDTAASAKAMPMLSYRAPDNLKKHLSKSTWKALQNVVGDAADQFLVYKPAMVATGLAIAAFEKQGYDPGYGIDLHFLKRAKSDKKRVVELESIEFQARVLGGLSDKDGDALLKQTLDGFLSGEMQRETDAMIETWKSGDAEALAKLMRDAASKDAGSKKIMKLLLDDRNIGMAQKISSMLARGDKLFVVVGAGHLAGLNSVTDILQKQGLQVKQIHQ
- a CDS encoding substrate-binding periplasmic protein encodes the protein MFSYSIARQKLRHTVIFGIVMLTASLASISHAAPVIPRLPLMYLEARDQHDQLRPISPLYQAMFDYFEQDMGVKFEIRRYPWTRLLQHAENGEGLVWAMTKNQERLRIFHYSQPIFRRYVWIATRSDASFKFSSLADLKGKTLGLVRGASYGDDFDQQKGKLFQVEEDVAAPVARMKKLINKRMDVMLFSHRYATATAVQAYLNAEAKKLGLDMPPGLSFSILNKPLLVDDMYFAIRADQDDGIINTINASIARGKRSGAIARLVK
- a CDS encoding substrate-binding periplasmic protein; the protein is MPKPSSQFCMRLGLLGVLLGALVLPLTTLALGSSVPLYVSEELDDKSALVPLSPQTKALFDYLEGALQFQFEIRRVPWKRAVESAQNGEGLIFGISKTPERLRQLAFSVPIYSEQTLLITRCESHFRFNALSDLKGKTLGIVRGTSYGEEFDKQKNILFMVEDDTGNTPARFNKLRLGRMDGLLWYSQTRDLGKLELSLNELYSGSQDQRSGKAPRQFCVQAKPISSGEIHFAIRPDRDQGLLSQINKVLERARTKGDLARIFSPDSKPGK
- a CDS encoding pyridoxamine 5'-phosphate oxidase family protein → MPNSNQHLITTAAQLASVFGEIAAPSLRKEVAYLHLHYQAMIAASPFAVLATSGPDGLDASPRGDAAGFVLVQDQHTLLLPERKGNNRVDSLRNLLADPRMALLFLIPGVGETLRVNGRAAISLDPALLARCAVDGKAPKCVLVISVETVYFQCARAIYRSGLWQNTAPPASLPSPGTILEALSEAQILAEVYDQGLRARQQASLY
- a CDS encoding UvrD-helicase domain-containing protein, whose product is MSHGLNQPQRDAVNYMDGPCLVLAGAGSGKTRVITQKIANLIEIHGYEPKHIAALTFTNKAALEMQERIAKLLKEPRQAKQLTVSTFHSLGVKILRQEARALGLKDRFSIMDSDDCFSLVQDLAITTDKQLIRRIQGAMSLWKNGLVEPDVALAQAKDEDEAIAARIYRSYVATLSAYQAVDFDDLIRLPVELFRINEQVRDKWQRRLRYLLVDEYQDTNTCQYELVKLLVTGIGKKPMFTAVGDDDQAIYAWRGATIENLKTLGVDFPDLKLIKLEQNYRSSTRILQAANSVIGNNPKLFDKKLWSEHGLGDPVKVLGMQDDEQEADQIAIMISAHRFERQAKWSDYAILYRGNHQARVIEKALRKERISYTISGGQSFFDKAEIKDIISYLRLIANEDDDPAFIRAITTPKRGVGQATLEVLGAFSGQWQCSLFAAVFKGGIEAKLTERQLRPLREFCTFINQVEAHAHREGHASELLDDLMKEINYEGYLYDSFDDKAAQGKWQNVLDFTQWLKTKGSGGKEGTDEHRSLLDLTQMVALMTMMEGKDEEPDAVRMSTLHASKGLEFPHVFLVGVEEGILPHKGDPDAPVETIAARIEEERRLMYVGITRAQRSLHITWCKKRKRAGAPVHCDVSRFIKEMKLDEGIAIPTEAETITPQNRLANLKALLSRPKE
- a CDS encoding polysaccharide deacetylase family protein, producing MSVLLPSFRFTLLRQLCLLCGLVLALNVQAEDLAAATPTVASTATHNAASTAAPIRFLLTFDDGPSGSDFANPSARVLDVLARNSVQSGIKAIFFVQTRAYRSGATEIGKALLQREHDEGHILAFHTATTSHANHRFLEPAELELALSEGCADLQGYTGSAPKLVRPPFWSYDARTFAAYQAHGLSLLLTDLSANDGKIWGVNFSLSKRRNMLKQLSVVRELWRKDEMPVVDGSTPVVVAFHDLNRYTASVLDDYLQILLEVAKELEMPTASKAFYHETDALERAALARSVRDASIKPRLPGLWNWLWQSDN
- a CDS encoding pilus assembly protein, encoding MSQQRFNLNQISVAICLAFPALTLSAFAADYYPALPPTLSTSVTPNVMLHIDNSGSMRNNGADGLEKMASARGAARDLIDRNPTLRWGLFSFDKNATQAGGRLVAPVGSTVADLKSAIDTLNPDTWTPLGEALYEITRYFGGQTSYFSKIAGNYTSPIQYRCQKNFVIVVTDGVATYDDTLPGINNKPAETYTSYNASNVAESRTFKICKDTSNVSSYLTCPAKVEGSTVNNPFTGTADDASSTNYGRSIRDVAMYAYDADFRVGGNDKDGKSFDDPKFRKQNISTYTVGFNNNDPILVATATVGHGSYSMASTKDALVASLQNAIDSIVASTSNAGGVATQSETTAAGNRVFQPVFNPNGWYGELRCFLLNADGTVGAGCTPNPKAVIPAAASRKVYSSKVAGTTPTTTAFDFVINSSFMTPAQKLLLGADATAQNNTINFVRGDETNTSFRSRAGIFLGDIVDGQPVVVTKPSGSTNDGAYSSFISSNAARNMVLVGANDGMMHAFDIDKMTELMGYIPSTVYPNLKALTAKDYGVSAGTPHAYHVNGSMRQQDIKAGGAWKTIVAGGLGQGGRGYYAVDATSATQITGLPSSVVKWEWNNVNDTGMGYAFGVPVIYNVRNGDKAVVPAVILSNGYQNKWVDGATTQVANESVLYILKADDGTLLKKIVVPNSTGLSSPAGLDFGQDGVLDYVYAGDVDGKLWRFDLTSTDAVNFKVVTTPIFDAGAGHPIVMRPGIMAANKASDGTSLGNVIFFGTGQLLTNLDRSDITTQTLYGVLDKMEASPTTVTLANLQQQAFATPTISLTSKRVGTYRKMDTTTAAAKAFDLASAANWAAATPKLGWYLDLPDSSERLVTSPMVFDDKVLFGTGVPVSTEKCLPGGKGWIIGLNPMSGSVTRKANKGTASAFSFIDIDGDGKSSAADKIGTGIDDYLSAYQKDGIPTEMSYVATTAKLTGPINQNTDGWDDIGSVIALREANSMAVYTGNAPAGTKRGKTILRPPSEGKGSIYGGTVGNDDLGKDSLTGPGADKIRIETTLWREIK